A segment of the Colletotrichum destructivum chromosome 3, complete sequence genome:
CATCGTTGTCGAATTCTCGTGAGTCGCATTCTCACCGCATTTGCCCCTCCTTCGTCTCAGCATGCAGTGCCTTCTTGTGCCCAAGATCCATCTCCTGGCTTCGAACTGAGACTCATCCCATCCGGACTGACGGAGACGTTCGAAAGAGGGTTCACGTTGGCACATATGCATGTTATGATGGGCTAGATACAGGATGTGTTCATGCTGACACGGCTCTTTCTacagcggcggcctggagATGCTCTTCTCTGATCAGCGGCGCCATGCCCTCTCCATCCCGGCAGTgaacaaggacggcaagcccGCAACGATTGCTTTTCTCATCGACTATCTCTGCGAGAACACGATGAAGGATTCGAGGAAGGATCTTTTCGTCCTCGATGGTCACCTGTACGTCTCGAAGCGGCATTGTCATACGCGCCGCCCCGATCCTCTTCATTTCGGCGGCATCattcttctcctttcctATCCTCACCCTGAccccg
Coding sequences within it:
- a CDS encoding Putative Beta-grasp domain superfamily protein, yielding MAADAADAGEKISIVVEFSGGLEMLFSDQRRHALSIPAVNKDGKPATIAFLIDYLCENTMKDSRKDLFVLDGHLRPGILALINDADWELEGEEAYEVQSGDNILFVSTLHGG